A genomic segment from Saimiri boliviensis isolate mSaiBol1 chromosome 14, mSaiBol1.pri, whole genome shotgun sequence encodes:
- the ADGRL1 gene encoding adhesion G protein-coupled receptor L1 isoform X2, translating into MARLAAVLWNLCVTAVLVTSATQGLSRAGLPFGLMRRELACEGYPIELRCPGSDVIMVENANYGRTDDKICDADPFQMENVQCYLPDAFKIMSQRCNNRTQCVVVAGSDAFPDPCPGTYKYLEVQYDCVPYKVEQKVFVCPGTLQKVLEPTSTHESEHQSGAWCKDPLQAGDRIYVMPWIPYRTDTLTEYASWEDYVAARHTTTYRLPNRVDGTGFVVYDGAVFYNKERTRNIVKYDLRTRIKSGETVINTANYHDTSPYRWGGKTDIDLAVDENGLWVIYATEGNNGRLVVSQLNPYTLRFEGTWETGYDKRSASNAFMVCGVLYVLRSVYVDDDSEAAGNRVDYAFNTNANREEPVSLAFPNPYQFISSVDYNPRDNQLYVWNNYFVVRYSLEFGPPDPSAGEDDSLPGPATSPPLSTTTTARPTPLTSTASPAATTPLRRAPLTTHPVGAINQLGPDLPPATAPAPSTRRPPAPNLHVSPELFCEPREVRRVQWPATQQGMLVERPCPKGTRGIASFQCLPALGLWNPRGPDLSNCTSPWVNQVAQKIKSGENAANIASELARHTRGSIYAGDVSSSVKLMEQLLDILDAQLQALRPIERESAGKNYNKMHKRERTCKDYIKAVVETVDNLLRPEALESWKDMNATEQVHTATMLLDVLEEGAFLLADNVREPARFLAAKENVVLEVTVLNTEGQVQELVFPQEEYPRKNSIQLSAKTIKQNSRNGVVKVVFILYNNLGLFLSTENATVKLAGEAGPGGPGGASLVVNSQVIAASINKESSRVFLMDPVIFTVAHLEDKNHFNANCSFWNYSERSMLGYWSTQGCRLVESNKTHTTCACSHLTNFAVLMAHREIYQGRINELLLSVITWVGIVISLVCLAICISTFCFLRGLQTDRNTIHKNLCINLFLAELLFLVGIDKTQYEIACPIFAGLLHYFFLAAFSWLCLEGVHLYLLLVEVFESEYSRTKYYYLGGYCFPALVVGIAAAIDYRSYGTEKACWLRVDNYFIWSFIGPVSFVIVVNLVFLMVTLHKMIRSSSVLKPDSSRLDNIKSWALGAIALLFLLGLTWAFGLLFINKESVVMAYLFTTFNAFQGVFIFVFHCALQKKVHKEYSKCLRHSYCCIRSPPGGTHGSLKTSAMRSNTRYYTGTQSRIRRMWNDTVRKQTESSFMAGDINSTPTLNRGTMGNHLLTNPVLQPRGGTSPYNTLIAESVGFNPSSPPVFNSPGSYREPKHPLGGREACGMDTLPLNGNFNNSYSLRSGDFPPGDGGPEPPRGRNLADAAAFEKMIISELVHNNLRGSSSAAKGPPPPEPPVPPGPGGGGEEEAGGPGGADRAEIELLYKALEEPLLLPRAQSVLYQSDLDESESCTAEDGAASRPLSSPPGRDSLYASGANLRDSPSYPDSSPEGPSEALPPPPPAPPGPPEIYYTSRPPALVARNPLQGYYQVRRPSHEGYLAAPGLEGPGPDGDGQMQLVTSL; encoded by the exons CCCTACA AAGTGGAGCAGAAAG TCTTCGTGTGCCCAGGGACCCTGCAGAAGGTGCTCGAGCCTACCTCGACACACGAGTCAGAGCACCAGTCTGGCGCGTGGTGCAAGGACCCACTGCAGGCTGGTGACCGCATCTACGTGATGCCCTGGATCCCCTACCGCACGGACACGCTGACTGAGTACGCCTCATGGGAGGACTATGTGGCCGCCCGCCACACCACCACCTATCGCCTGCCCAACCGTGTGGATGGCACAGGCTTCGTGGTCTATGACGGCGCCGTCTTCTACAACAAGGAGCGCACGCGCAACATCGTCAAATACGATCTGCGGACGCGCATCAAGAGCGGGGAGACAGTCATCAATACCGCCAACTACCATGACACCTCGCCCTACCGCTGGGGTGGCAAGACCGACATCGACCTGGCGGTAGACGAGAATGGGCTGTGGGTCATCTATGCGACCGAGGGCAACAATGGGCGGCTGGTGGTGAGCCAACTGAACCCCTACACGCTGCGCTTCGAGGGCACGTGGGAGACGGGTTACGACAAGCGCTCTGCGTCCAACGCCTTCATGGTGTGTGGGGTCCTCTACGTGCTGCGCTCCGTGTACGTGGACGACGACAGTGAGGCGGCCGGCAACCGGGTGGACTATGCCTTCAACACCAATGCCAACCGCGAGGAGCCTGTCAGCCTTGCCTTCCCCAACCCCTACCAGTTCATCTCCTCCGTTGACTACAACCCTCGAGACAACCAGCTGTATGTCTGGAACAACTATTTCGTGGTGCGCTATAGCCTGGAGTTCGGGCCACCCGACCCCAGTGCTGGTGAGGACGACTCACTTCCAG gcccagccaCTTCCCCGCCCCTCAGCACGACCACCACAGCCAGGCCCACGCCCCTCACCAGCACAGCCTCGCCTGCAGCCACCACCCCACTCCGCCGGGCGCCCCTCACCACGCACCCAGTGGGTGCCATCAACCAGCTGGGACCTGATCTGCCTCCAGCCACAGCTCCAGCACCCAGCACCCGGCGACCCCCAGCCCCGAATCTGCACGTGTCCCCTGAGCTCTTCTGCGAGCCCCGAGAGGTACGGCGGGTCCAGTGGCCGGCCACCCAGCAGGGTATGCTGGTGGAAAGGCCCTGCCCCAAGGGGACTCGAG GAATTGCCTCCTTCCAGTGTCTACCAGCCTTGGGGCTCTGGAACCCCCGGGGCCCTGACCTCAGCAACTGCACCTCCCCCTGGGTCAACCAGGTGGCCCAGAAG ATCAAGAGTGGAGAGAATGCGGCCAACATTGCCAGTGAGCTGGCCAGACACACCCGGGGCTCCATCTACGCAGGGGACGTCTCCTCCTCCGTGAAGCTGATGGAGCAGCTGCTGGACATACTGGACGCCCAGCTGCAGGCCCTTCGGCCCATCGAGCGCGAGTCAGCTGGCAAGAACTACAacaag ATGCACAAGCGAGAGAGAACTTGCAAGGATTATATCAAG GCCGTGGTGGAGACAGTGGACAATCTGCTCCGGCCAGAAGCTCTGGAGTCCTGGAAGGACATGAATGCAACAGAGCAGGTGCACACAGCCACCATGCTCCTGGATGTCCTGGAGGAGGGTGCTTTTCTACTGGCTGACAACGTCAGGGAGCCTGCCCGCTTTCTGGCTGCCAAGGAGAACGTGG TCCTGGAGGTCACAGTCCTGAACACAGAGGGCCAGGTGCAGGAGCTGGTGTTCCCCCAGGAGGAGTACCCGAGAAAGAACTCCATCCAGCTGTCTGCCAAAACCATCAAGCAGAACAGCCGCAATG GGGTGGTCAAAGTTGTCTTCATCCTCTATAACAACCTGGGTCTCTTCCTGTCCACGGAGAATGCTACGGTGAAGCTGGCTGGGGAAGCAGGCCCGGGTGGCCCCGGGGGTGCCTCTCTGGTGGTGAACTCACAGGTCATCGCAGCTTCCATCAACAAGGAGTCCAGCCGCGTATTCCTCATGGACCCTGTCATCTTCACCGTGGCCCACCTGGAG GACAAGAACCACTTCAATGCTAACTGCTCCTTCTGGAACTACTCGGAGCGTTCCATGCTGGGCTACTGGTCGACCCAGGGCTGCCGCCTGGTGGAGTCCAACAAGACCCATACCACGTGTGCCTGCAGCCACCTCACCAACTTCGCCGTGCTCATGGCTCACCGTGAGATC TACCAGGGCCGCATCAACGAGCTGCTGCTGTCAGTCATCACCTGGGTGGGCATCGTGATCTCCCTGGTCTGCCTGGCCATCTGCATTTCTACCTTCTGCTTCCTGCGGGGGCTGCAGACCGACCGCAATACCATCCACAAGAACCTGTGCATCAACCTCTTCCTGGCTGAGCTACTCTTCCTGGTTGGGATTGATAAGACTCAGTATGAG ATCGCCTGCCCCATCTTCGCCGGCCTGCTGCACTACTTCTTCCTGGCTGCCTTCTCCTGGCTGTGCCTGGAGGGTGTGCACCTCTACCTGCTGCTGGTGGAGGTGTTTGAGAGCGAGTATTCCCGCACCAAGTACTACTACCTGGGCGGCTACTGCTTCCCAGCCCTGGTGGTGGGCATCGCGGCTGCCATTGACTACCGCAGCTATGGCACCGAGAAGGC CTGCTGGCTCCGAGTGGACAATTACTTCATCTGGAGTTTCATTGGGCCTGTCTCCTTCGTTATTGTG GTCAACCTGGTGTTCCTCATGGTGACCCTGCACAAGATGATCCGAAGCTCATCTGTGCTGAAGCCTGACTCCAGCCGCCTGGACAACATTAA ATCCTGGGCGCTGGGGGCCATCGCGCTGCTATTCCTGCTGGGTCTCACCTGGGCTTTCGGCCTCCTCTTTATCAATAAGGAGTCGGTGGTCATGGCCTATCTCTTCACCACCTTCAACGCCTTCCAAGGGGTCTTCATCTTCGTCTTTCACTGCGCCTTACAGAAGAAG GTGCACAAGGAGTACAGCAAGTGCCTGCGTCACTCCTACTGCTGCATCCGCTCCCCACCCGGGGGCACTCATGGGTCCCTCAAGACCTCAGCCATGCGAAGCAACACCCGCTACTACACAGGGACCCAG AGCCGAATTCGGAGGATGTGGAACGACACTGTGAGGAAACAGACAGAGTCCTCCTTCATGGCGGGTGACATCAACAGCACCCCCACCCTGAACCGAG GTACCATGGGGAACCACCTGCTGACCAACCCTGTGCTGCAGCCCCGTGGGGGCACCAGCCCCTACAACACCCTCATCGCCGAGTCGGTGGGCTTCAATCCCTCCTCGCCCCCTGTCTTCAACTCCCCAG GGAGCTACCGGGAACCCA AGcaccctttgggaggccgggaaGCCTGTGGCATGGACACCCTGCCCCTGAACGGCAACTTCAACAACAGTTACTCCTTGCGAAGCGGGGATTTCCCTCCTGGGGATGGGGGCCCCGAGCCGCCCCGAGGCCGGAACCTGGCCGACGCCGCGGCCTTCGAGAAGATGATCATCTCAGAGCTGGTGCACAACAACCTGCGGGGGAGCAGCAGTGCGGCCAAGGGCCCTCCACCACCTGAGCCCCCTGTGCCGCCTGGACCAGGGGGCGGAGGCGAGGAAGAGGCAGGCGGGCCCGGGGGTGCTGACCGGGCAGAGATTGAACTTCTCTATAAGGCCCTGGAGGAGCCTCTGCTGCTGCCCCGGGCCCAGTCGGTGCTGTACCAGAGTGATCTGGACGAGTCGGAGAGCTGCACGGCTGAGGACGGCGCTGCCAGCcggcccctctcctcccctccggGCCGGGACTCCCTCTATGCCAGCGGGGCCAACTTGCGGGACTCACCCTCCTACCCGGACAGCAGCCCCGAGGGGCCCAGTgaggccctgcccccaccccctcccgcACCCCCTGGCCCCCCTGAAATCTACTACACCTCGCGCCCGCCAGCCCTGGTGGCCCGGAATCCCTTGCAGGGCTATTACCAGGTACGGCGGCCTAGCCACGAGGGCTACCTGGCAGCCCCAGGCCTTGAGGGGCCAGGGCCCGATGGGGATGGGCAGATGCAGCTGGTCACCAGTCTCTGA
- the ADGRL1 gene encoding adhesion G protein-coupled receptor L1 isoform X4, with the protein MARLAAVLWNLCVTAVLVTSATQGLSRAGLPFGLMRRELACEGYPIELRCPGSDVIMVENANYGRTDDKICDADPFQMENVQCYLPDAFKIMSQRCNNRTQCVVVAGSDAFPDPCPGTYKYLEVQYDCVPYIEVEQKVFVCPGTLQKVLEPTSTHESEHQSGAWCKDPLQAGDRIYVMPWIPYRTDTLTEYASWEDYVAARHTTTYRLPNRVDGTGFVVYDGAVFYNKERTRNIVKYDLRTRIKSGETVINTANYHDTSPYRWGGKTDIDLAVDENGLWVIYATEGNNGRLVVSQLNPYTLRFEGTWETGYDKRSASNAFMVCGVLYVLRSVYVDDDSEAAGNRVDYAFNTNANREEPVSLAFPNPYQFISSVDYNPRDNQLYVWNNYFVVRYSLEFGPPDPSAGPATSPPLSTTTTARPTPLTSTASPAATTPLRRAPLTTHPVGAINQLGPDLPPATAPAPSTRRPPAPNLHVSPELFCEPREVRRVQWPATQQGMLVERPCPKGTRGIASFQCLPALGLWNPRGPDLSNCTSPWVNQVAQKIKSGENAANIASELARHTRGSIYAGDVSSSVKLMEQLLDILDAQLQALRPIERESAGKNYNKMHKRERTCKDYIKAVVETVDNLLRPEALESWKDMNATEQVHTATMLLDVLEEGAFLLADNVREPARFLAAKENVVLEVTVLNTEGQVQELVFPQEEYPRKNSIQLSAKTIKQNSRNGVVKVVFILYNNLGLFLSTENATVKLAGEAGPGGPGGASLVVNSQVIAASINKESSRVFLMDPVIFTVAHLEDKNHFNANCSFWNYSERSMLGYWSTQGCRLVESNKTHTTCACSHLTNFAVLMAHREIYQGRINELLLSVITWVGIVISLVCLAICISTFCFLRGLQTDRNTIHKNLCINLFLAELLFLVGIDKTQYEIACPIFAGLLHYFFLAAFSWLCLEGVHLYLLLVEVFESEYSRTKYYYLGGYCFPALVVGIAAAIDYRSYGTEKACWLRVDNYFIWSFIGPVSFVIVVNLVFLMVTLHKMIRSSSVLKPDSSRLDNIKSWALGAIALLFLLGLTWAFGLLFINKESVVMAYLFTTFNAFQGVFIFVFHCALQKKVHKEYSKCLRHSYCCIRSPPGGTHGSLKTSAMRSNTRYYTGTQSRIRRMWNDTVRKQTESSFMAGDINSTPTLNRGTMGNHLLTNPVLQPRGGTSPYNTLIAESVGFNPSSPPVFNSPGSYREPKHPLGGREACGMDTLPLNGNFNNSYSLRSGDFPPGDGGPEPPRGRNLADAAAFEKMIISELVHNNLRGSSSAAKGPPPPEPPVPPGPGGGGEEEAGGPGGADRAEIELLYKALEEPLLLPRAQSVLYQSDLDESESCTAEDGAASRPLSSPPGRDSLYASGANLRDSPSYPDSSPEGPSEALPPPPPAPPGPPEIYYTSRPPALVARNPLQGYYQVRRPSHEGYLAAPGLEGPGPDGDGQMQLVTSL; encoded by the exons CCCTACA TAGAAGTGGAGCAGAAAG TCTTCGTGTGCCCAGGGACCCTGCAGAAGGTGCTCGAGCCTACCTCGACACACGAGTCAGAGCACCAGTCTGGCGCGTGGTGCAAGGACCCACTGCAGGCTGGTGACCGCATCTACGTGATGCCCTGGATCCCCTACCGCACGGACACGCTGACTGAGTACGCCTCATGGGAGGACTATGTGGCCGCCCGCCACACCACCACCTATCGCCTGCCCAACCGTGTGGATGGCACAGGCTTCGTGGTCTATGACGGCGCCGTCTTCTACAACAAGGAGCGCACGCGCAACATCGTCAAATACGATCTGCGGACGCGCATCAAGAGCGGGGAGACAGTCATCAATACCGCCAACTACCATGACACCTCGCCCTACCGCTGGGGTGGCAAGACCGACATCGACCTGGCGGTAGACGAGAATGGGCTGTGGGTCATCTATGCGACCGAGGGCAACAATGGGCGGCTGGTGGTGAGCCAACTGAACCCCTACACGCTGCGCTTCGAGGGCACGTGGGAGACGGGTTACGACAAGCGCTCTGCGTCCAACGCCTTCATGGTGTGTGGGGTCCTCTACGTGCTGCGCTCCGTGTACGTGGACGACGACAGTGAGGCGGCCGGCAACCGGGTGGACTATGCCTTCAACACCAATGCCAACCGCGAGGAGCCTGTCAGCCTTGCCTTCCCCAACCCCTACCAGTTCATCTCCTCCGTTGACTACAACCCTCGAGACAACCAGCTGTATGTCTGGAACAACTATTTCGTGGTGCGCTATAGCCTGGAGTTCGGGCCACCCGACCCCAGTGCTG gcccagccaCTTCCCCGCCCCTCAGCACGACCACCACAGCCAGGCCCACGCCCCTCACCAGCACAGCCTCGCCTGCAGCCACCACCCCACTCCGCCGGGCGCCCCTCACCACGCACCCAGTGGGTGCCATCAACCAGCTGGGACCTGATCTGCCTCCAGCCACAGCTCCAGCACCCAGCACCCGGCGACCCCCAGCCCCGAATCTGCACGTGTCCCCTGAGCTCTTCTGCGAGCCCCGAGAGGTACGGCGGGTCCAGTGGCCGGCCACCCAGCAGGGTATGCTGGTGGAAAGGCCCTGCCCCAAGGGGACTCGAG GAATTGCCTCCTTCCAGTGTCTACCAGCCTTGGGGCTCTGGAACCCCCGGGGCCCTGACCTCAGCAACTGCACCTCCCCCTGGGTCAACCAGGTGGCCCAGAAG ATCAAGAGTGGAGAGAATGCGGCCAACATTGCCAGTGAGCTGGCCAGACACACCCGGGGCTCCATCTACGCAGGGGACGTCTCCTCCTCCGTGAAGCTGATGGAGCAGCTGCTGGACATACTGGACGCCCAGCTGCAGGCCCTTCGGCCCATCGAGCGCGAGTCAGCTGGCAAGAACTACAacaag ATGCACAAGCGAGAGAGAACTTGCAAGGATTATATCAAG GCCGTGGTGGAGACAGTGGACAATCTGCTCCGGCCAGAAGCTCTGGAGTCCTGGAAGGACATGAATGCAACAGAGCAGGTGCACACAGCCACCATGCTCCTGGATGTCCTGGAGGAGGGTGCTTTTCTACTGGCTGACAACGTCAGGGAGCCTGCCCGCTTTCTGGCTGCCAAGGAGAACGTGG TCCTGGAGGTCACAGTCCTGAACACAGAGGGCCAGGTGCAGGAGCTGGTGTTCCCCCAGGAGGAGTACCCGAGAAAGAACTCCATCCAGCTGTCTGCCAAAACCATCAAGCAGAACAGCCGCAATG GGGTGGTCAAAGTTGTCTTCATCCTCTATAACAACCTGGGTCTCTTCCTGTCCACGGAGAATGCTACGGTGAAGCTGGCTGGGGAAGCAGGCCCGGGTGGCCCCGGGGGTGCCTCTCTGGTGGTGAACTCACAGGTCATCGCAGCTTCCATCAACAAGGAGTCCAGCCGCGTATTCCTCATGGACCCTGTCATCTTCACCGTGGCCCACCTGGAG GACAAGAACCACTTCAATGCTAACTGCTCCTTCTGGAACTACTCGGAGCGTTCCATGCTGGGCTACTGGTCGACCCAGGGCTGCCGCCTGGTGGAGTCCAACAAGACCCATACCACGTGTGCCTGCAGCCACCTCACCAACTTCGCCGTGCTCATGGCTCACCGTGAGATC TACCAGGGCCGCATCAACGAGCTGCTGCTGTCAGTCATCACCTGGGTGGGCATCGTGATCTCCCTGGTCTGCCTGGCCATCTGCATTTCTACCTTCTGCTTCCTGCGGGGGCTGCAGACCGACCGCAATACCATCCACAAGAACCTGTGCATCAACCTCTTCCTGGCTGAGCTACTCTTCCTGGTTGGGATTGATAAGACTCAGTATGAG ATCGCCTGCCCCATCTTCGCCGGCCTGCTGCACTACTTCTTCCTGGCTGCCTTCTCCTGGCTGTGCCTGGAGGGTGTGCACCTCTACCTGCTGCTGGTGGAGGTGTTTGAGAGCGAGTATTCCCGCACCAAGTACTACTACCTGGGCGGCTACTGCTTCCCAGCCCTGGTGGTGGGCATCGCGGCTGCCATTGACTACCGCAGCTATGGCACCGAGAAGGC CTGCTGGCTCCGAGTGGACAATTACTTCATCTGGAGTTTCATTGGGCCTGTCTCCTTCGTTATTGTG GTCAACCTGGTGTTCCTCATGGTGACCCTGCACAAGATGATCCGAAGCTCATCTGTGCTGAAGCCTGACTCCAGCCGCCTGGACAACATTAA ATCCTGGGCGCTGGGGGCCATCGCGCTGCTATTCCTGCTGGGTCTCACCTGGGCTTTCGGCCTCCTCTTTATCAATAAGGAGTCGGTGGTCATGGCCTATCTCTTCACCACCTTCAACGCCTTCCAAGGGGTCTTCATCTTCGTCTTTCACTGCGCCTTACAGAAGAAG GTGCACAAGGAGTACAGCAAGTGCCTGCGTCACTCCTACTGCTGCATCCGCTCCCCACCCGGGGGCACTCATGGGTCCCTCAAGACCTCAGCCATGCGAAGCAACACCCGCTACTACACAGGGACCCAG AGCCGAATTCGGAGGATGTGGAACGACACTGTGAGGAAACAGACAGAGTCCTCCTTCATGGCGGGTGACATCAACAGCACCCCCACCCTGAACCGAG GTACCATGGGGAACCACCTGCTGACCAACCCTGTGCTGCAGCCCCGTGGGGGCACCAGCCCCTACAACACCCTCATCGCCGAGTCGGTGGGCTTCAATCCCTCCTCGCCCCCTGTCTTCAACTCCCCAG GGAGCTACCGGGAACCCA AGcaccctttgggaggccgggaaGCCTGTGGCATGGACACCCTGCCCCTGAACGGCAACTTCAACAACAGTTACTCCTTGCGAAGCGGGGATTTCCCTCCTGGGGATGGGGGCCCCGAGCCGCCCCGAGGCCGGAACCTGGCCGACGCCGCGGCCTTCGAGAAGATGATCATCTCAGAGCTGGTGCACAACAACCTGCGGGGGAGCAGCAGTGCGGCCAAGGGCCCTCCACCACCTGAGCCCCCTGTGCCGCCTGGACCAGGGGGCGGAGGCGAGGAAGAGGCAGGCGGGCCCGGGGGTGCTGACCGGGCAGAGATTGAACTTCTCTATAAGGCCCTGGAGGAGCCTCTGCTGCTGCCCCGGGCCCAGTCGGTGCTGTACCAGAGTGATCTGGACGAGTCGGAGAGCTGCACGGCTGAGGACGGCGCTGCCAGCcggcccctctcctcccctccggGCCGGGACTCCCTCTATGCCAGCGGGGCCAACTTGCGGGACTCACCCTCCTACCCGGACAGCAGCCCCGAGGGGCCCAGTgaggccctgcccccaccccctcccgcACCCCCTGGCCCCCCTGAAATCTACTACACCTCGCGCCCGCCAGCCCTGGTGGCCCGGAATCCCTTGCAGGGCTATTACCAGGTACGGCGGCCTAGCCACGAGGGCTACCTGGCAGCCCCAGGCCTTGAGGGGCCAGGGCCCGATGGGGATGGGCAGATGCAGCTGGTCACCAGTCTCTGA